The DNA sequence TCGGGGTTATACCAGACCCGAGGTTCTGCGTTTATCTGAGAAGCTCTTTCTTTTTGTAAAATTTTCAATCTTGAGTGATGTTTTGTTAATGAAATTTTTGAGTAATTCATTGAAATCATCTGGGAATAGTTTCTTGCTATGTTGGCAGTGTTGGCATCAGATGCATCGAATAAAAGTTGAATGTCCGTTCCTCTTCCCCTCTTTATCTCTTTGATAAATCCTTTTGGAATTGTTATTGAAACAATGGCTTTTCCACTTTCAAGATATTTATCTATATGTTTTGGAGAATCGACAAAATATCTAAAAGAAAAATATCCTGAATTTGAAAAACTTTTTAAAATCTCACGGCTTTGTTTTGAGTTATCAAGGTCACATACTACAGTTGGAATTTCTTTTATATCAAGAGTAGCTACATATCCAAGAATAATCAACTGTAGTACAGGTGCAATGAATAGAATTGGGAACATTCTCGGGTCTCTTCTTAATTGAATAAATTCTTTTTGGATAAAATTTATTATTATCCTCATTTTAACCTTTTATTTATCATTATTGAGCTTGCTACAATCATAAAAGATGAAAAAATTACCAGTGCGACGATTTGCTCCCAGAAGGCTAAAAACCCAGCACCTTTTAGAATTATTGCCCTGAGAATTACTAAAAAATATCTTGCAGGCACGATAAAGGTTATCCATTGAATTATAGCTGGCATGTTTTTTATGGGAAAGATAAAACCCGATAAAAGTACTGTCGGCAGCATTGTTGTTAAAAGGGCAATCATAAAAGCTACCTGCTGACTTTCAACAATTGAAGATATAAAGAGTCCATATCCAAGAGCTCCAATTAAAAAGATTAGAGTTGACATAAATAAAAGTAGCAGGCTTCCTTTAATTGAGATGTCAAATAAAAGCCATCCAACAATTAGAATAATAGTGGTTGAAAATAGAGATACAAGAACATAAGGAAGGGTTTTCCCTGCTATTATTTCAGATGGCTTTATTGGTGTTACTTTCAATTGCTCTATCGTGCCTTTTTCTTTCTCTTTTACTAAAGACATTGTAGTGGATACAACTGAGGTTATCATAAGAATAAATACAATAAGCCCTGGGATAAGGAATTTTGATGTTTTAAGTTCAGGGTTGTACATCATCCTGGATTCTGAGTTTATTGGTAGTTGAAAAGATTTATTTGCTATGGATTTTAATTTCTCGTTGATTATTTTTACTGTGAAATTCTGTACAAAACTATTTAAATACCCTAAAGCTGCAATTGAAGTGTTTGAATCTGAGCCATCGATTATTATTTGAACTGAAGTCATATTTCCTCGTTCAATTGATTTCGAAAAATTATTAGGAATAATTAGTGTCACAGAT is a window from the Acidobacteriota bacterium genome containing:
- a CDS encoding ABC transporter permease, yielding MINQRVFSISKKEFKQIRRDLRTLILLLIFPSFLLILYGYALNFDVKHIRMGIYDQSCTKKSRDFINSLIHSEYFYLKKVFTNSNEIDEYISKGEISVTLIIPNNFSKSIERGNMTSVQIIIDGSDSNTSIAALGYLNSFVQNFTVKIINEKLKSIANKSFQLPINSESRMMYNPELKTSKFLIPGLIVFILMITSVVSTTMSLVKEKEKGTIEQLKVTPIKPSEIIAGKTLPYVLVSLFSTTIILIVGWLLFDISIKGSLLLLFMSTLIFLIGALGYGLFISSIVESQQVAFMIALLTTMLPTVLLSGFIFPIKNMPAIIQWITFIVPARYFLVILRAIILKGAGFLAFWEQIVALVIFSSFMIVASSIMINKRLK